A window of Candidatus Dormiibacterota bacterium contains these coding sequences:
- a CDS encoding heme-binding protein yields MAKPEFVTRNSPRLTLQGARLILAAAARRAAAIGVPMDIAVVDDAGHLLAFNRMDGAKLSSIDIAVSKAWTAACARRATHEYAEMAAPGRPAFGINIGNQGRFMIVGGGLPIFVDGRIVGGIGCSSGTTQQDRDAATAGIGALSARTRPARRRPGARRTR; encoded by the coding sequence ATGGCCAAGCCCGAGTTCGTCACCCGGAACAGTCCGCGCCTCACGCTCCAGGGGGCCCGCCTCATCCTGGCGGCGGCGGCGCGCCGGGCCGCGGCCATCGGTGTGCCCATGGACATCGCGGTGGTCGACGACGCGGGCCACCTGCTGGCGTTCAACCGGATGGACGGCGCCAAGCTCAGCAGCATCGACATCGCGGTCTCGAAAGCCTGGACCGCGGCCTGCGCGCGCCGGGCCACCCACGAGTACGCCGAGATGGCGGCTCCGGGCCGGCCGGCGTTCGGCATCAACATCGGCAACCAGGGCCGGTTCATGATCGTGGGCGGCGGGCTGCCGATCTTCGTGGACGGCCGCATCGTCGGCGGCATCGGCTGCAGCAGCGGCACGACCCAGCAGGACCGGGACGCCGCGACCGCCGGAATAGGTGCGCTGTCGGCCCGCACGCGACCCGCGCGGCGCAGACCCGGGGCGCGCCGCACCCGATGA
- a CDS encoding YfiR family protein yields MRPQAARRRPGPIRAPGRAAACLVLCAALIGAPRAQNTPPANFEHEVKASFVYTVAKFVDWPPEAFVDPAAPFVFVVLGDDQFEDSLVHTVAGKTVSGHPVEVVGVKDAKDLVACHVLYLGRSEAPNVDDVLKRLHGASVLTVSDFDHFAQSGGVMRLALDENMVRFEINVDAAARAHLQISSKILKLGRLVRDRKHLLGAP; encoded by the coding sequence ATGAGGCCTCAGGCGGCACGCCGCCGTCCCGGACCCATCCGCGCGCCCGGCCGAGCCGCCGCCTGTCTCGTCCTGTGCGCCGCCCTCATCGGAGCCCCGCGGGCCCAGAACACCCCGCCCGCGAATTTCGAGCACGAAGTCAAGGCGAGCTTCGTCTACACCGTCGCCAAGTTCGTCGACTGGCCTCCCGAGGCCTTCGTCGACCCGGCCGCCCCCTTCGTCTTCGTGGTCCTCGGAGACGATCAATTCGAGGATTCGCTGGTCCACACCGTGGCCGGCAAGACCGTGAGCGGCCACCCGGTCGAGGTCGTCGGCGTGAAGGACGCGAAAGACCTGGTCGCGTGTCACGTGCTTTACCTCGGGCGCTCCGAGGCCCCCAATGTGGACGACGTGCTGAAGCGATTGCACGGCGCCAGCGTCCTGACCGTCTCCGACTTCGACCATTTCGCCCAGAGCGGCGGCGTGATGCGGCTCGCGCTGGACGAGAACATGGTCCGCTTCGAGATCAACGTGGATGCCGCCGCGCGGGCCCATCTCCAGATCAGCTCCAAGATCCTGAAGCTGGGGAGACTCGTCCGGGACAGGAAGCACCTGCTGGGGGCGCCGTGA